The genomic window CAGCGTGACTATATCTGCGTTGGCTTGCTGCACAGCTATACTCAGCGGATCCTGGCCATCTTCGTCACCATCGTTCTGTGTAGCTCCTCGTTTGAGGAATAAACACACCTGCctggaaagacaaaagaaaacaagatcAATTATAACCAGAACTCAATggtaatcattttttaaaatatttcaaccACAAGTTAGGTCACGTTTCTTTTACACTGGATGTATCTGTAAAAGTAAGGAAGGTTTAGTCTGTTTCCTTGTTGCAACCGGGGCCCACACAAAAACTAACCAAGGGCCGTGCTTTGAGAAGCCTGGCACTATTGGAGTGAAAATATGATTTATAGCCACTTTCAGTCAAACAATGGTTTTCCCGGGAGAACAACAAGCCTGAACTTCTCATAAAAGGAAAAGTCAATTCTTTTAAATCACTCATGCATGCCTTTTAAATAGGTTTCCTGCACGAGGCTCATTGTCCTGGACAAGCTTAGCATCACTCCAACAAAGCTCGCTTTACTAAACTGTAAACCATGTGTGAAGTGGTTAGAAATGCAGCAGGGAGAGTAAAACTCCTCATGACTCACCCCGTGTGTCCCAGATACGTGGCATGATGCAGGGGCCCCCTCCCTCTCGCGTCTCTTTGGTTGACGTCAGCAGCGTTCTGGAGCAGAAACTCACAGGCAATCAATGAACcctaaaataaagcagaagTGAAAAGATGTTTACATTGGATTATGTCATAATCAGATTTTTTGTCTAATGAAAGACCGATGTGAGAAGTTTCCAGACCTCTTCGGTCGATTCACTCACCCCGATCACAGCCTGTATGAGGGGCGTTTTTCCTTCGTCTTCCTCGTTTACTAAATTGACATCAGCTCCATGAGCTAGCGCTGCAGCCATGACGGGGAGGTTACGAGCTTTCGAGGCTTTATAGAGCAGGGCTCCGGGATGAAGATCCCTTAGGTCCTCCAGGTCTGACGTCTCTGGCTCGGCCTCCAATTCAGCCTCTCCGCTCGAGTCCTCGGACACCTCACACTCTGAGGACAGCGTAACATAACTCAGCAACAGCATACAGACATAAAAGCAGCTCGTTACAGTTCATCCCCTGGACTCACCCTCCTCTGTGACGCTGTCCACTACTGAGCCAAACACCAGGATGTCTGTGCTGCCGTCTGTACTGCCTCCCAACCCGCTGTCGCTGCTCAGACCTGCCGGACCGGGAGGCGCCACAACATGGACACATTAGTCACAGCTGTCTCTTTCAGAGCAATTAGTGTCATTTTAATGGTGCAATAGTGAACACACAATCCAAGCTCTGTATTCCCATGCTTTAAAATGTGTGGTACAAAGGTGTGAGTGTCACAGTAGGGAGTTGCTTACTTCGAGGCCCAGATCCCGTATCAAAGTAGGAGAAGAGGGAGTCCAGCTCATcgggacagaacagagattctCGTCTGAACTTAGCAGCTGCTATGAGAGGAACAGAAAGAAAGCTTTTATATGGTGTCTAATTTGTatgaaaaacactggaaaactaCATCGCTAAGCTGCATTTCACCTGACATACAGTACCTGAGGAGAAGGTGGAGGGGGAGGTGTTTCCAGGCTCCTGTCGGTATCTCCGCCGTGTTTTGGGCACCGTCGTAGCGCTGTTGTGTCTTCGGCATTTCTTCACACTCCACCGCCGCTCCGACTTCCTCTCCCCGTTGATGAGTATCTCAGTGGAGCCCAGCTTCTTCAAGAATTTCTTCTCTACATATTTTGCCTTAATCCAGGCCTCTTTTTCTTGCCTGAACAAAACCACATGACATACGACTTTTGATGTTAGTGCCTCAAAGGTCACATGTTTATAGATCAGATTAGCTGCGCTTCATCAGTTCTCACCTTGAGCTGGATGGTAATGGTTTCTTAAGACCTTTTTCTTGGCAGGAGCCTTCATAGATGTGGTTGATGACGCTGTTTCCGAGTTCACACATCAACTACAAGGAAATATGACAATGATTAGGAACTTAAAGTAATAGTTTGATAGTTTAGGAATTATATTGGGCTTTTTGCTAAAGGGTAGCTGAGATAACCCAGATCACTCCCTTGTCtttttgtaaaatataaatgcttgctagcttagcataaaaactaaaaagggAAACTGCTAGTTTATCTAAGCTAAACAATCTCACCGTTGGtttaacatttctgtttttaaactaaTTAAACAAACATAAAGCTCGTATTGTTTCAGAGAAACATTTTGATAtacattttgtgtattttgagtAGTTGCCTTTAGACCACAGTTAGGGCtatgcgatatgaccaaaatctcatatcccgatataagaattctatcatcCCGATAACgacataaatcacaaaaatgtaacattttctgtaaattctgtgaatctcgggcagctcgacttgcgggaagtgtttccagctgcgcgtcatgtagctggagtcgagtgttttaaccaatgcatgaaactatacatttttagacataagttgtaaaggccgccattttctttgtgagtatttattacacagcgtgctgcggggaaagcctgttctaacgtttgagtctaaggtttattttttagcacctgtcggctcttttttgcttctcatccataaataatctgctctttcacgtgattcagtttattttgaaaagtctcaacagtatcttgagctttattgtgaaaggtttatgtggtacataaacaagcggacacgcgatgctgttaccgtcgttgttgctaacgacaatgcataaaaacaggcgctaatccgtctgtagtgtggttatattaaatctaagagaaagagagaactttaagaaattaatatagtcactacagtgaccatcaaaacaatgaaaaaatattgccgtaaacagtttattttgaaacaaacgatagcgtaaaatgaaacgatagacgtttttatatcgtcatccgatacaTATCGTTCTATCGAACAACCACAGTTAATataattttcaatttttctgtaatttcttaATGAATTTCAACTTTTGCCTAAATATTATGAACCAAACTGGAGTTTCCAGTTTGTTTCATATTATTTAGTTAtaatagtttttatttgttttagtgttAGTGACAtagaagccttttttttttttttacattgatacattatatacaatataaagtgGGTTATTTTATAACAACGTATTATGTTACGATATAAATACTTAAGTAATGGTCATGTAGATATCACATTCTCAAGAAACATGTTCATAAATGGTTTTGAAGATCAAAACAATTCctgtatttttctctgttttagatCATTTTATCAGTGCAAACTATCCTTTACTTTTATAAAAgtcttattattgtttttatttcagttaattcagtgtttttaaatcattttttccaAATAAGGTGTTCATTTTAGCTGGTTACAAGGATACTGCTttggaaaaagccaaacaaataGGTTCCTCTTTAGTCTGACTTACTATCATAtcttatatttttaatgtttatggAGGTGTGCATGCACGAcggtctgtttgtctgtttgaacAGGTACACTCGTGTTTTAATGTGGGATTTCATCCAAACTGTGAAGCCTTTTGTCACAGTAGGTTTTAACAAGTGCTATAAGACAGTGATATCCATTTTTCATCTTCAGGTTATTCTAGTAATGTGTTAAAAACTGCCCCATGGCTGTTTAGCTGAGACTAATTGTACCTTTAATAATTCTGGTTCCCACGAGTCCAGCGTGAGTGAGCGCACCTTTGAGCAGTGAACTCCAAGACTCCTGCAAGAGAAACATATTCAGAGTCCAGAGATGTGCTGTTGATGTTCTGTAGTCAAACTGTTTAGTGCTTAAAGGGGAAGAATTTCACTTTGTTAGGACTGTAAAGCAGCAGATGGCGTCCAGCtcgacaaaacaaaaagcagtttaTATTCTTCTAATATGAAAAGATGCACCATGGCGTTGTGTGGTGACCTGATTTGAATCCCGGGCTCCTAATGTCATGCAAATCACTGTCTGGTATCTAGGCAACTGTTGCACGTTAGAAAAAAACTGCACTGAGCTACAAGAGGCCACGTCTGATCTCTCTGTGAGAAGAACAGTCCAAAGGAGGAGCATGAATATTCAACAGGTGGGCACACACGCATTCAGGGACGGGATTTGAGATTACATAAGCAGTGAAAATTGTGgctgcaaaataaacaaaactccTAAGGGATCAGACGCCTGAAAACGACCCTCAATGACGCCACAGTGTGATGGAATGAAACAAAAGTGCAAAGGAAGTGTCTTTCTGCAAACATGGTGCCTCCATTCAGCAGCATTACATCATATCCAGCACTGAATTCAGCTATTCAATGACTTATCACTCTGTGAAAACTCTCACTCAAGGCACGACTGATCCAATAAGCAGTGTCCTGCACTTTAATCTGTCAGCAGCGTGTGTGGCAGAACGTGCTCTCCCAACTTTAGCAGGCTGCTGGCACCTCTTCCTGTCCTCAGAGCCAGCAGCCGCCACACAGCACGAGGCAGGTTTAGAGGAAGCGCTCAGATTCTTTAAGTCCACCCTAAAGATGCTTATCGTGCTTAATTGTGCAGTTTGACATTGAGAGGCTGTTTTCACACTCTTCTTCTGTTGGGAAGTCAATATGACTATGATGACCTTCCCTTTAACGTGACACTGGCAGACTCCAATGCTAAGCTAAAAGTGACAACCTAcggaaaatatgacaaaaacaacCCAGGACTGTGGAGCTGCTGGAATACTATCAGACAAGAATGAGTCAAGGTTCCTCTTCCAGAGGACTCAGTTCCCACGTGTTTATAGACTGTAGTTAAAAGAAGAGGAGATGGTATAGTATAGTAAACATGGCCCTGTCCAAACTTTTCTGAGAATAATGCAGGCGTTTTTTCTACCTGTGGATGCCGGAGCACTCGATGCACAGCAGGATGCCGAGGTTGATTGAGGCCCAGCGAGGGTCGGCCTGACCGCAGTCGCAGCACTGCTCGTTCCCCGGCAGACACTGGATCCGCTGCAGGATGGTCTCGCCCCGGGCGCTGCGCTCCCGTGGCTCACTGGCTGAATCGATGCTGCTTGTGGATGGAGAGGCTGTTCTGTCCAGATGCTACAAACAAATGCTATCAGTTAGGACGGAATTTCATTCAATTTTAGTGAAACAAAGTATTATTTGTTATAAATTGAGAGGAAGTATGTGGAGTTGTGTCGATGTGAATTAAACTTTACAGATTAAACAAATGAGATAAAACGTTAAGTTTAAATATCCTAATAGGAACATCTGCTACGACTGGACTATTTTTTTATAACAGGTATTTTAGTCTAGGGCATTGCAGCATAATTTATTAACTGATCATAGAGCAACTGTGGGTGTTAGATAAATAGATTATAGTGGAATAAAAAGTACCATATTTGAAttaaaacatggaaaaacatCCCATAAACAAGCATTTTTTCCCATTAATTTTGACTCACCTCTATGTAGTACGTGTCTGGGCTCTCTCTGTAGGCTGAAGCGATGCTAGCTTGAACAGCCTGAATCCACGAATGTCTTAACTTCTCAGACTCAGCCTGAAGCATACAGCTCCTGAAAGACGCCCACATTATATTCATGAATCAGAAAAAGGATTGTTGTAATATTTATGATTACCTAAAGCACAGATTAAGAAAGAATAAAGTAAAGCAAGCCACCTCCTGATGCTGTACCTGCACAGCAGTGATTTGAACAAAGCAgtcaatatttaatttatttttttatgtgagtTTAAATTTAGAGATACTTAGTAAATTGAAACTTTGTGATAAGTAACTTTAAAATTTGAGATATGGCCTGAATTCCTGTATTTATGACTGAGGTAGGATCTAGACCCTTGATGACCCTAAACTGGATGGATAGGATTGATTGTTGTGCAATCATTTTCTCTTTCAGCTATAAAAGTCTCACATAGATGCGTGCTAATTTTGGCTAAGATTATTACCAAGGAACAACTTCTGATGGGAAAATTCTAATCCCAATATGATGACTTCTGgctctaaaaaaacaacatggtgGCAGCTAAATTACTATGTTGTGGCTTGAAAATGCAAAACGCAGAAATCAATGGGTCACTTTGCTACAGTCTATGATTATTACTAGACAAATAAAcatgacacagacacactttgACTTGGTGGCGTCTCTAGAGGAAAAGTTACAGGATCACCATAGTCAGACCACAGTGATCTGAGCCATTGATCCCAGTATGGTCACCAGTTTATCATTATCATGGCATCGTGCTTATTTACTTGGAGGGGGAGACGACTTCAAAGCAGAACCTCCTCTCGATGTCCTCGCATGGTTTAACAGAGCATAGCCGGAGGTCCTCCACTACCACCGTCAGAGAatcctgcaaacacaaaaacatcttctCATTCCTGATATCatcaacacagaaaacagcCATTTTCCTTCTAGAATATACATTTTTCCTGACCAGCTGTTGGCTCCCCCTGAGGGTACACTGAGACCCAAGAGGTTAAGCATTCAGGCTAAAACAGACagagcagtttttattttatgtttattaatCTCTGACCTGCTTAACATGCATAATTCAATGTAGATCACCATAAACAGCACTACTAAATTCTCACAAGCCACATCATCCCTAAAGAAAGCTGACATGGACTAAAGTGGACTTACCTTGAGTTTCTTCTGATAGACCAGCTGACTGTTTTGTATGGAGAACCACCGTctagacagagggagagaaataaaaacatttgaaatgggATGCATCACATCATCACAACCTTTTTAAGGTATTTTACTCTTTATTAGTAGTATTATAAAGTTTCTAAAGTAGGTCACCTCCTCTGTTTTTTGGATTATGTTTGGAATAACTGACTAAAATCACGGAGCCAAACAAATCTCCTGTTTTATAAAGAGATTCTCTAAGCCTTAAGAGATACAGGACCTTGACATATGGTTAAAAGCTCTGATCCCAGAGAACAAACCTTTGAGCTTCGGCTGGCTCCATCAAAGTTTGGTTGGCTGCTCTAACATATTCATCCCTCTATATTAATAAAATCTTAATAACACCATGAATTCACCTTTAACAGCTTCTGTCTCTCCTAATCTATCCTTTGCTTAGGAGAAAGAGTCAAGCAAGCCTCCAGCAGGTCCTGGTGATGTATTGACGTCACAGTTTGCGTGATTAATGCATTATGCATAGCATGAGCTAGAACTGGTCCCCACTGAGGACtcggttaaatgcagagaacaCATTTCCCTACATTAATAAAAGATAACATAAAACATTTaccatgtatttatttacaaatgtaTTAACTATGACTATGCATCTAGTCTAGAATAATTTTTTTGTTCCTTCTGCTTCAGGTTTTGCATTAAGAAACTCTTTAATGGCCCATCTATGTTAAAGGaaggtaataaaaatgtatcttCAAGGCTCTTTCTGACTGGAAATTCAAGATTTTATCCTCTTTAATTGaatctgagattttactttataAAGACAATTCATTATATTTTCTAAATTATGTAATTAAAATGAACTACTAATAAATTCTAGTCCTATTAGTAAATAggaattttctttatttctactTAACCTTTTTCCTTCATGTAGTTCCTGCCTATTATGAAGTATTCTATTGAGCAATATATACTGAGCCTGCTTATTAATGCCATTTGTTTGGTTGTGTTTATTGTTTCGTCCATAACTACTcgtttttaagatattttcctAACTATTTTCTTTACTCGTCATTTCACCAAATTATTACTAGTACTTTCGATAAGTTTGTCATTTTTGTGACTTAAAATATTCCCTTTAAAACTTCACTCGGTTTTCAGAGTACCGGGGTTACCCTGGTAACCAAACTTTTCTTTATTGCGTGACATATTGTATAAT from Astatotilapia calliptera chromosome 20, fAstCal1.2, whole genome shotgun sequence includes these protein-coding regions:
- the acap3a gene encoding arf-GAP with coiled-coil, ANK repeat and PH domain-containing protein 3 isoform X3, with the translated sequence MTVDFEDCIKDSPRFRANIDEVETEVVEIEAKLDKLVKLCSGMIEAGKAYVSANKLFVNGIRDLSQQCKKDVMISECLEKCGESLQEIINYHMILFDQAQRSVKQQLHNFVKEDVRKFKETKKHFDRVREDMEIAQVKNAQAPRNKPHEVEEATSALSITRKCYRHLALDYVLQINVLQAKKKFEILDAMLSFMNAQYSLFQQGYNLLDEIDPYMKKLAAELDQLVIDSAMEKREMEHKHATIQQRTLMQDFSYDESKVEFNVDAPNGVVMEGYLFKRASNAFKTWNRRWFSIQNSQLVYQKKLKDSLTVVVEDLRLCSVKPCEDIERRFCFEVVSPSKSCMLQAESEKLRHSWIQAVQASIASAYRESPDTYYIEHLDRTASPSTSSIDSASEPRERSARGETILQRIQCLPGNEQCCDCGQADPRWASINLGILLCIECSGIHRSLGVHCSKVRSLTLDSWEPELLKLMCELGNSVINHIYEGSCQEKGLKKPLPSSSRQEKEAWIKAKYVEKKFLKKLGSTEILINGERKSERRWSVKKCRRHNSATTVPKTRRRYRQEPGNTSPSTFSSAAAKFRRESLFCPDELDSLFSYFDTGSGPRSLSSDSGLGGSTDGSTDILVFGSVVDSVTEEECEVSEDSSGEAELEAEPETSDLEDLRDLHPGALLYKASKARNLPVMAAALAHGADVNLVNEEDEGKTPLIQAVIGGSLIACEFLLQNAADVNQRDARGRGPLHHATYLGHTGQVCLFLKRGATQNDGDEDGQDPLSIAVQQANADIVTLLRLARMNDEMRESEGPFGQPGDATYLDIFREFSHMASHNPEKLKRRSLHFRHSFR
- the acap3a gene encoding arf-GAP with coiled-coil, ANK repeat and PH domain-containing protein 3 isoform X1, translating into MTVDFEDCIKDSPRFRANIDEVETEVVEIEAKLDKLVKLCSGMIEAGKAYVSANKLFVNGIRDLSQQCKKDVMISECLEKCGESLQEIINYHMILFDQAQRSVKQQLHNFVKEDVRKFKETKKHFDRVREDMEIAQVKNAQAPRNKPHEVEEATSALSITRKCYRHLALDYVLQINVLQAKKKFEILDAMLSFMNAQYSLFQQGYNLLDEIDPYMKKLAAELDQLVIDSAMEKREMEHKHATIQQRTLMQDFSYDESKVEFNVDAPNGVVMEGYLFKRASNAFKTWNRRWFSIQNSQLVYQKKLKDSLTVVVEDLRLCSVKPCEDIERRFCFEVVSPSKSCMLQAESEKLRHSWIQAVQASIASAYRESPDTYYIEHLDRTASPSTSSIDSASEPRERSARGETILQRIQCLPGNEQCCDCGQADPRWASINLGILLCIECSGIHRSLGVHCSKVRSLTLDSWEPELLKLMCELGNSVINHIYEGSCQEKGLKKPLPSSSRQEKEAWIKAKYVEKKFLKKLGSTEILINGERKSERRWSVKKCRRHNSATTVPKTRRRYRQEPGNTSPSTFSSAAAKFRRESLFCPDELDSLFSYFDTGSGPRSPAGLSSDSGLGGSTDGSTDILVFGSVVDSVTEEECEVSEDSSGEAELEAEPETSDLEDLRDLHPGALLYKASKARNLPVMAAALAHGADVNLVNEEDEGKTPLIQAVIGGSLIACEFLLQNAADVNQRDARGRGPLHHATYLGHTGQVCLFLKRGATQNDGDEDGQDPLSIAVQQANADIVTLLRLARMNDEMRESEGPFGQPGDATYLDIFREFSHMASHNPEKLKRRSLHFRHSFR
- the acap3a gene encoding arf-GAP with coiled-coil, ANK repeat and PH domain-containing protein 3 isoform X2, producing MTVDFEDCIKDSPRFRANIDEVETEVVEIEAKLDKLVKLCSGMIEAGKAYVSANKLFVNGIRDLSQQCKKDVMISECLEKCGESLQEIINYHMILFDQAQRSVKQQLHNFVKEDVRKFKETKKHFDRVREDMEIAQVKNAQAPRNKPHEVEEATSALSITRKCYRHLALDYVLQINVLQAKKKFEILDAMLSFMNAQYSLFQQGYNLLDEIDPYMKKLAAELDQLVIDSAMEKREMEHKHATIQQRTLMQDFSYDESKVEFNVDAPNGVVMEGYLFKRASNAFKTWNRRWFSIQNSQLVYQKKLKDSLTVVVEDLRLCSVKPCEDIERRFCFEVVSPSKSCMLQAESEKLRHSWIQAVQASIASAYRESPDTYYIEHLDRTASPSTSSIDSASEPRERSARGETILQRIQCLPGNEQCCDCGQADPRWASINLGILLCIECSGIHRSLGVHCSKVRSLTLDSWEPELLKLMCELGNSVINHIYEGSCQEKGLKKPLPSSSRQEKEAWIKAKYVEKKFLKKLGSTEILINGERKSERRWSVKKCRRHNSATTVPKTRRRYRQEPGNTSPSTFSSAAKFRRESLFCPDELDSLFSYFDTGSGPRSPAGLSSDSGLGGSTDGSTDILVFGSVVDSVTEEECEVSEDSSGEAELEAEPETSDLEDLRDLHPGALLYKASKARNLPVMAAALAHGADVNLVNEEDEGKTPLIQAVIGGSLIACEFLLQNAADVNQRDARGRGPLHHATYLGHTGQVCLFLKRGATQNDGDEDGQDPLSIAVQQANADIVTLLRLARMNDEMRESEGPFGQPGDATYLDIFREFSHMASHNPEKLKRRSLHFRHSFR